The Stappia sp. genome window below encodes:
- the msrP gene encoding protein-methionine-sulfoxide reductase catalytic subunit MsrP: MPTIRKRPSWALPESAVTPEEVFLNRRQILAGLGAGAAIGLGGGLMPSPARAESDPSAGLYPAPRNEAFTVERAITPETVSSTYNNFYEFGSHKQIARAAQALQIRPWEIVIDGLCDNPQTIGIDDLLKKVSLEERVYRLRCVEAWAMTVPWTGFPFADLVRLASPTTDAKYVRMETFLDPDTASGQRARWYPWPYVEGLTLAEATNELAFLVTGVYGKPAARQFGAPLRLAVPWKYGFKSIKSIVRFSFTAERPVSFWEEVQASEYGFWANVNPEVPHPRWSQATERLLGSDERVPTRLFNGYGDQVADLYTGMDGERLFM, from the coding sequence ATGCCGACCATCCGCAAGCGCCCCTCCTGGGCCCTGCCCGAGAGCGCCGTGACGCCGGAAGAGGTGTTTCTCAACCGCCGCCAGATCCTGGCCGGGCTCGGCGCGGGCGCCGCGATCGGGCTTGGCGGCGGGTTGATGCCGTCGCCGGCGCGGGCCGAGAGCGATCCGAGCGCCGGCCTCTATCCGGCGCCGCGCAACGAGGCCTTCACGGTGGAGCGCGCGATCACGCCGGAAACGGTCAGCTCCACCTACAACAATTTCTACGAGTTCGGCTCCCACAAGCAGATCGCGCGCGCGGCGCAGGCCTTGCAGATCCGCCCGTGGGAGATCGTCATCGACGGGCTTTGCGACAATCCGCAGACCATCGGCATCGACGACCTTTTGAAGAAGGTCTCGCTGGAAGAGCGTGTCTACCGGCTGCGCTGCGTCGAGGCCTGGGCCATGACCGTGCCGTGGACGGGTTTTCCCTTCGCCGATCTCGTCCGGCTCGCCAGCCCGACGACGGATGCGAAATACGTGCGGATGGAGACCTTTCTCGATCCTGACACGGCGAGCGGACAGCGTGCGCGCTGGTACCCCTGGCCCTATGTGGAGGGGCTGACGCTGGCGGAGGCCACCAACGAACTCGCCTTCCTGGTAACCGGCGTCTACGGCAAGCCGGCGGCCAGGCAGTTCGGTGCGCCGCTCCGCCTCGCGGTGCCGTGGAAATACGGCTTCAAGTCGATCAAGTCGATCGTGCGCTTCTCCTTCACCGCCGAGCGCCCGGTGAGCTTCTGGGAAGAGGTTCAGGCGTCGGAATACGGGTTTTGGGCCAATGTGAACCCGGAGGTGCCGCATCCGCGCTGGAGCCAGGCGACCGAGCGGCTGCTCGGCTCCGACGAGCGCGTGCCGACACGGCTCTTCAACGGCTACGGCGACCAGGTCGCCGATCTCTACACCGGCATGGACGGCGAACGGCTGTTCATGTGA
- a CDS encoding PQQ-dependent sugar dehydrogenase: MRSRILAISAAALLYGLSTEMAFTQTVHATDEARVSVTRTVADLSFPWGFDFLPDGSVLVNEVGGRMWWVTPDGRERIEVAGVPEVRASGQGGLLDLVVDPDFATTGRVFLTYSEPGRSGAGTTAAHARFVKEGGAARLEDVTVIARMDRRTGGGRHFGSRVVPAPDGTVFVTTGDRGDPDRAQDPRDHAGKVLRVARDGTAPADNPFANGGDGLPEIWSTGHRNIQGAAIDPATGVLWTVEHGARGGDEINVPQAGLNYGWPVISYGRQYSGGKIGIGTAAEGYEQPVHYWDPSIAPSGMTFYAGDAIPAWRGDLFVGALKDRLISRLEVRDGKVVGEEQMLQGDYGRIRTLRNAPDGSLWFSTDEPDGALYRIAAP, encoded by the coding sequence GTGCGTTCACGGATATTGGCGATTTCGGCCGCGGCGCTGCTCTACGGCCTGTCCACGGAGATGGCCTTCACCCAGACGGTGCATGCCACGGACGAGGCGCGGGTCTCGGTCACGCGCACGGTGGCGGATCTCTCCTTCCCCTGGGGCTTCGATTTCCTGCCCGACGGCTCGGTGCTGGTCAATGAGGTCGGCGGGCGCATGTGGTGGGTGACGCCGGACGGGCGCGAGCGCATCGAGGTTGCCGGCGTGCCGGAGGTGCGGGCCTCGGGTCAGGGCGGACTGCTCGATCTGGTCGTCGATCCCGACTTCGCGACGACGGGGCGCGTCTTTCTCACCTATTCCGAACCCGGGCGCAGCGGCGCCGGCACCACGGCCGCGCATGCGCGCTTCGTCAAGGAGGGCGGCGCGGCGCGGCTTGAGGATGTCACGGTGATCGCCCGCATGGACCGGCGGACGGGGGGCGGACGGCACTTCGGATCGCGCGTCGTGCCGGCGCCCGACGGCACGGTCTTCGTCACCACCGGCGACCGGGGCGACCCGGACCGGGCGCAGGATCCGCGCGACCATGCCGGCAAGGTGTTGCGCGTGGCGCGCGACGGCACGGCGCCGGCCGACAATCCTTTCGCGAATGGAGGCGACGGCCTGCCGGAGATCTGGTCCACCGGGCACCGCAACATTCAAGGCGCGGCCATCGATCCGGCGACCGGCGTCCTGTGGACCGTGGAACACGGCGCGCGCGGCGGCGACGAGATCAACGTGCCGCAGGCCGGGCTCAACTACGGCTGGCCGGTGATCTCCTACGGGCGGCAGTATTCGGGCGGCAAGATCGGCATCGGCACGGCCGCCGAAGGCTATGAGCAGCCGGTGCACTACTGGGATCCCTCCATCGCGCCCTCCGGCATGACCTTCTACGCGGGTGACGCGATCCCCGCCTGGCGCGGCGATCTCTTCGTCGGCGCGCTCAAGGACCGGCTGATCTCGCGTCTGGAGGTGCGCGACGGCAAGGTGGTCGGCGAGGAACAGATGCTGCAGGGCGACTACGGCCGCATCCGCACGCTCAGGAATGCGCCCGACGGCAGCCTGTGGTTTTCGACCGACGAGCCCGACGGGGCGCTGTACCGCATCGCAGCGCCCTGA
- a CDS encoding elongation factor G gives MAGNTAAAGVAGSRCIALVGPFGSGKTSLMEAMLARAGTLTRQGTVAAGNTVGDGAPEARAHAMSVEVNMAEAEFLGDRFTFLDCPGAIDFLGESAGVLAGCDLAIVVAEADEKKVPALQVILKTLQDRGVPHLLFVNKIDRTATRIRDVLSLLQPASSVPLVLRQIPIWNDGIATGFIDLALERAFVYREHAASEVIEIPDAEMAREVEARFSMLETLADHDDVLMEALLDDIAPERERIFQDLVRETREGLIVPVLFGSADHGNGIGRLLKALRHEAPDVADTRARLGLSEETGTVVQILKTLHTPHAGKLSLARLLAGQLADGDTLTRGDGSTARVSGLFAVMGQQATKRAPAGPGETAGLGKLEHVLTGETLGGGHAPAQLATLDLPEPVLALSVAPRERSDEVKLSTALARLVEEDPSLRVTQAQATGETLLEGQGEMHLRVALERLTGKYGLSVETDAPRVPYRETIRGTTSVRARHKKQSGGHGQFGDVALDIRPLDRGEGFQFADTITGGVIPKQYIPAVRAGVEEALQTGTLGFPTVDLAVTLTDGSFHSVDSSDQAFRMAAIQAMREGLPKCKPVLLEPVCRVTIHCPSEATPRINGIVSAHRGQLLGFDARPGWLGWDEVQAMMPEAETARLIVELRSATAGVASFRKSFDHLAEVGGKAAEEICARHGRQAA, from the coding sequence ATGGCCGGCAACACAGCCGCCGCCGGTGTGGCGGGTTCGCGGTGCATCGCCCTTGTCGGGCCCTTCGGCAGCGGCAAGACCTCCCTCATGGAAGCCATGCTGGCGCGCGCGGGCACGCTCACCCGCCAGGGCACGGTGGCCGCCGGCAATACGGTCGGCGACGGGGCGCCGGAGGCGCGCGCCCATGCCATGAGCGTCGAGGTCAACATGGCCGAGGCGGAGTTTCTGGGCGACCGTTTCACCTTTCTCGACTGTCCCGGCGCCATCGATTTTCTCGGCGAAAGCGCGGGCGTGCTGGCCGGCTGCGATCTGGCCATCGTCGTCGCGGAAGCCGATGAAAAGAAGGTTCCCGCGCTCCAGGTCATTCTCAAGACGCTGCAGGACCGGGGCGTCCCGCATCTGCTCTTCGTCAACAAGATCGACCGCACTGCGACGCGCATCCGCGATGTACTGAGCCTGCTGCAGCCGGCCTCCTCCGTCCCGCTGGTGCTGCGCCAGATCCCGATCTGGAACGACGGCATCGCGACCGGCTTCATCGATCTGGCGCTGGAGCGTGCCTTCGTCTACCGCGAGCACGCGGCGAGCGAGGTCATCGAGATCCCCGACGCGGAGATGGCGCGCGAGGTCGAGGCGCGGTTTTCCATGCTGGAGACGCTGGCCGATCACGACGACGTGCTGATGGAGGCGCTGCTGGACGACATCGCGCCGGAGCGCGAGCGGATCTTTCAGGACCTGGTGCGCGAGACCCGCGAGGGTCTGATCGTGCCGGTGCTGTTCGGCTCCGCCGACCATGGCAACGGCATCGGGCGGTTGCTGAAGGCGCTGCGCCACGAGGCGCCGGACGTTGCCGACACGCGCGCGCGCCTCGGCCTGTCGGAGGAGACGGGCACGGTGGTGCAGATCCTCAAGACGCTGCACACGCCGCATGCGGGCAAGCTGTCGCTGGCGCGCCTGCTCGCCGGGCAACTGGCGGACGGGGACACGCTGACGCGCGGCGACGGGTCGACGGCGCGCGTGTCCGGTCTCTTCGCGGTGATGGGCCAGCAGGCAACCAAGCGGGCGCCGGCGGGGCCCGGCGAAACGGCGGGGCTCGGCAAGCTGGAACATGTGCTCACCGGCGAGACGCTCGGCGGGGGCCATGCGCCCGCGCAGCTTGCGACGCTGGACCTGCCCGAGCCGGTGCTGGCGCTTTCGGTCGCGCCGCGCGAACGCAGCGACGAGGTCAAGCTCTCCACGGCGCTCGCCCGGCTCGTGGAGGAAGACCCCTCCTTGCGGGTCACCCAGGCGCAGGCGACGGGCGAGACCCTGCTCGAGGGGCAGGGCGAGATGCATCTGCGCGTGGCGCTGGAGCGTCTCACCGGCAAATACGGCCTCAGCGTCGAGACGGACGCCCCGCGCGTGCCCTACCGCGAGACGATCCGCGGCACGACCAGCGTGCGCGCCCGGCACAAGAAACAGTCCGGCGGGCACGGCCAGTTCGGCGACGTGGCGCTCGACATTCGCCCGCTCGATCGCGGCGAGGGCTTCCAGTTCGCCGACACGATCACCGGCGGCGTGATCCCCAAGCAATATATTCCGGCGGTGCGCGCCGGGGTGGAGGAGGCCTTGCAGACCGGCACGCTCGGCTTTCCGACGGTCGATCTCGCGGTCACGCTCACCGACGGGTCGTTTCACAGCGTCGATTCCTCCGATCAGGCGTTTCGCATGGCGGCGATCCAGGCGATGCGCGAGGGTCTGCCCAAGTGCAAGCCGGTGCTGCTGGAGCCGGTGTGCCGGGTCACGATCCACTGCCCGAGCGAGGCGACGCCGCGCATCAACGGCATTGTCTCGGCCCATCGCGGGCAGTTGCTCGGCTTCGACGCGCGCCCGGGCTGGCTCGGCTGGGACGAGGTTCAGGCGATGATGCCGGAAGCCGAAACCGCCCGGCTGATCGTCGAACTGCGCTCCGCGACGGCCGGCGTGGCGAGCTTCCGCAAGAGCTTCGATCATCTCGCGGAGGTCGGCGGCAAGGCGGCGGAGGAAATCTGCGCCCGCCATGGCCGTCAGGCGGCGTGA
- a CDS encoding pyridoxal phosphate-dependent aminotransferase, whose protein sequence is MAFIADALARVKPSATIAVTNKARELKAAGRDVIGLGAGEPDFDTPDNIKAAAIKAINYGKTKYTAVDGIPELKAAIVDKFARENGLTYAANQITVSTGGKQVLYNALIATINPGDEVIIPTPYWVSYPDMVLLAGGEPVIVEADKATFKVTPEALEAAITPKTKWLIFNSPSNPSGAAYTRDELKAITDVLMRHPHVWVMTDDMYEHLVYDDFAFTTPAQVEPGLYERTLTVNGVSKAYAMTGWRIGYAGGPAELIKAMAKVQSQSTSNPCSIAQWAAVEALSGPQDFIPKNNEVFKGRRDLVVSMLNQADGITCPTPEGAFYVFPSCAGTIGKTAPSGKVIESDEDFVTELLETEGVAVVHGSAFGLGPNFRISYATSTEALEEACTRIQRFCGNLT, encoded by the coding sequence ATGGCCTTCATCGCCGACGCGCTGGCGCGCGTCAAACCCTCCGCCACCATCGCGGTCACCAACAAGGCGCGCGAACTGAAGGCCGCCGGTCGCGACGTCATCGGCCTGGGCGCCGGCGAACCGGACTTCGACACGCCGGACAACATCAAGGCGGCGGCGATCAAGGCGATCAACTACGGCAAGACCAAATATACCGCCGTCGACGGCATTCCCGAGCTCAAGGCGGCGATCGTCGACAAGTTCGCCCGCGAGAACGGCCTGACCTATGCGGCCAACCAGATCACCGTCAGCACCGGCGGCAAGCAGGTGCTTTACAACGCGCTGATCGCCACCATCAATCCGGGCGACGAGGTGATCATCCCCACGCCCTATTGGGTCAGCTATCCGGACATGGTGCTGCTCGCCGGCGGCGAGCCGGTGATCGTGGAGGCCGACAAGGCGACCTTCAAGGTGACCCCGGAGGCGCTTGAGGCGGCGATCACCCCGAAGACCAAGTGGCTGATTTTCAACTCGCCCTCCAACCCCTCCGGCGCGGCCTACACCCGCGACGAGCTGAAGGCGATCACCGACGTGCTGATGCGCCACCCGCATGTGTGGGTGATGACGGACGACATGTACGAGCATCTCGTCTACGACGACTTCGCCTTCACCACGCCGGCGCAGGTGGAGCCGGGTCTCTACGAGCGCACGCTCACCGTCAACGGCGTGTCCAAGGCCTATGCGATGACCGGCTGGCGCATCGGCTACGCCGGCGGTCCGGCCGAGCTGATCAAGGCGATGGCCAAGGTGCAGTCGCAGTCGACCTCCAACCCCTGTTCCATCGCGCAGTGGGCGGCGGTCGAGGCGCTGAGCGGGCCGCAGGACTTCATCCCGAAGAACAACGAGGTGTTCAAGGGCCGGCGCGATCTCGTCGTCTCCATGCTCAACCAGGCCGACGGCATCACCTGCCCGACGCCGGAAGGCGCCTTCTATGTCTTCCCCTCCTGCGCGGGCACCATCGGCAAGACCGCGCCCTCGGGCAAGGTTATCGAGAGCGACGAGGACTTCGTCACCGAGCTTCTTGAGACCGAAGGCGTTGCGGTGGTGCACGGTTCGGCCTTCGGCCTCGGACCGAACTTCCGCATCTCCTACGCGACCTCGACCGAGGCGCTGGAAGAGGCCTGCACGCGCATCCAGCGCTTCTGCGGCAATCTGACCTGA
- a CDS encoding TadG family pilus assembly protein, translating to MSIAAAAGFALLAAIAALAIDLASLYVERRDLQGVSDVAAMAGVADLANAERVVAEVLDANGVAAEARVVRGRYVADARVPHDARFTPGERPFNALRVEVSRPGRVFFARVFDVQGPRIGVSALAATAELASFQVGSRLLALRGGVANALLGGLLGTNVSLSVMDYRGLADVDLDIVDLLQAVNVQADLRLGTYDEVAAAEVSLADFLAAAASVAGNSGAPAAGVALQRLSRSAARGLEVPLSALFDAGPYGGLALGDRAPGLDIRASAMQLVSIAGILANGARQISVDLGAEVPGLLSLDLDLAVGEPMQGSPFIRVGAPASTVSTAQTRLRLVAEVGGRGLLGGIAVRFPLALDLAYARAGLAEIRCRAGRASRVSLEVRPGVAEAWIGEVAHGRMDDFSRPLQVTAARIVRAPLISASARAHVRLGSAQAETVHFSRRQIERRTVQRVASSGLVGGLAGSLLEDIDLEVRVLMLGLSIRPVSRLIGTILSEVAAPVDAVLETLLLTLGVSLGEADVSVQDVRCDGGTLAG from the coding sequence GTGAGCATCGCGGCGGCGGCCGGCTTCGCGCTGCTGGCCGCGATTGCCGCGCTCGCGATCGACCTGGCGTCTCTCTACGTCGAGCGTCGCGACCTGCAAGGCGTGTCGGATGTGGCCGCCATGGCCGGCGTCGCGGATCTGGCCAATGCCGAACGCGTGGTCGCGGAGGTGCTCGACGCCAATGGCGTCGCGGCGGAGGCACGCGTGGTGCGCGGCCGCTACGTGGCCGACGCCAGAGTGCCGCATGACGCCCGCTTCACCCCCGGCGAACGGCCGTTCAACGCGCTGCGGGTCGAGGTCAGCCGGCCCGGGCGCGTGTTCTTCGCGCGGGTCTTCGACGTGCAGGGGCCGCGGATCGGGGTCTCCGCGCTGGCGGCGACGGCGGAGCTTGCGAGCTTTCAGGTCGGATCGCGGCTTCTCGCCCTGCGCGGGGGCGTCGCCAACGCCCTGCTCGGCGGATTGCTCGGTACCAATGTCTCGCTGTCGGTGATGGACTATCGCGGGCTTGCCGACGTCGATCTCGATATCGTCGATCTCCTGCAGGCGGTGAACGTGCAGGCCGATCTGCGCCTTGGCACCTATGACGAGGTTGCCGCCGCCGAGGTGTCGCTGGCCGACTTTCTCGCGGCGGCGGCGTCGGTTGCGGGAAACTCCGGCGCGCCGGCCGCCGGGGTCGCGCTGCAGCGCCTGTCGCGGTCGGCGGCGCGCGGGCTCGAGGTGCCGCTGTCGGCGCTGTTCGATGCCGGGCCCTATGGCGGGCTGGCCCTCGGCGACCGGGCGCCCGGGCTCGATATCCGGGCGAGCGCGATGCAACTGGTGTCCATCGCCGGCATTCTCGCCAACGGCGCGCGGCAGATCTCGGTCGATCTCGGCGCGGAGGTTCCGGGGCTCTTGTCGCTCGACCTCGACCTTGCGGTCGGCGAGCCGATGCAGGGCTCTCCCTTCATTCGGGTTGGCGCGCCCGCGTCCACGGTCTCCACGGCGCAGACGCGGCTCAGGCTGGTGGCCGAGGTCGGCGGGCGCGGCCTGCTCGGGGGCATCGCGGTGCGCTTTCCGCTCGCCCTCGATCTCGCCTACGCGCGCGCCGGGCTGGCCGAGATCCGCTGCCGGGCCGGCCGCGCGTCGCGGGTCTCGCTGGAGGTGCGCCCCGGCGTGGCGGAGGCCTGGATCGGCGAGGTCGCGCACGGGCGGATGGACGATTTCTCCCGGCCGCTTCAGGTGACCGCGGCGCGGATCGTGCGCGCGCCGCTGATCAGCGCCTCGGCGCGCGCGCATGTGCGCCTCGGCAGTGCGCAAGCGGAGACCGTGCACTTCTCGCGCCGCCAGATCGAGCGGCGCACGGTGCAGCGCGTGGCCTCGTCCGGCCTCGTCGGCGGGCTCGCCGGGTCGCTTCTGGAGGACATCGACCTGGAGGTCCGGGTGCTCATGCTCGGTCTGTCGATCAGGCCGGTCAGCCGGCTCATCGGCACGATCCTGAGCGAGGTGGCGGCGCCGGTGGATGCGGTGCTGGAAACGCTGCTGCTGACGCTGGGGGTGAGCCTGGGCGAGGCGGACGTGAGCGTGCAGGACGTGCGCTGTGACGGTGGCACGCTTGCAGGCTGA
- a CDS encoding TadE/TadG family type IV pilus assembly protein has product MRRPVLQWISARDGVAAVEFAIVFPVFLLMMLGILAYGLYFAAAHSLAQLAADAARASVAGLTDHERAAIVRDHVRSAASGYAFIQPAGIEVETGSVPGSARQFRIVLRYDAADLPIWQMEPLLPLPARTIERRIVVVKGGY; this is encoded by the coding sequence ATGCGCAGACCCGTCTTGCAGTGGATTTCCGCGCGCGACGGCGTGGCAGCCGTCGAATTCGCGATCGTGTTTCCGGTCTTCCTTCTGATGATGCTGGGAATCCTCGCCTACGGCCTCTATTTCGCCGCGGCGCACAGTCTCGCGCAGCTCGCCGCCGATGCGGCGCGGGCCTCCGTTGCAGGGCTCACCGATCACGAGCGCGCCGCCATCGTGCGCGATCACGTGCGCTCCGCCGCCAGCGGCTATGCCTTCATCCAGCCGGCCGGCATCGAGGTGGAGACCGGATCCGTCCCCGGGAGCGCACGGCAATTCCGCATCGTGCTGCGCTACGACGCGGCCGATCTGCCGATCTGGCAGATGGAGCCTCTCCTGCCGTTGCCGGCCCGCACCATCGAGCGCCGGATCGTGGTCGTGAAGGGCGGATATTGA
- a CDS encoding DUF3775 domain-containing protein, whose protein sequence is MAVDLSLSPDTIRMLIQKARAASASLEDSFEDGGEHDIEFDAETLEDSHAHDGLAEEEADDMTGEEVRELIDDLNVDEAAEVVAMVWIGRGDFDAGDFEQAVEEARERAVGSTSKYLLEMPLFADHLEAGLDALEL, encoded by the coding sequence ATGGCGGTCGATCTGTCCCTGTCTCCGGATACGATCCGGATGCTGATCCAGAAGGCCCGCGCGGCCTCGGCATCGCTCGAGGATTCCTTCGAGGACGGCGGCGAGCACGACATCGAATTCGACGCCGAGACGCTGGAGGACAGCCACGCCCACGACGGCCTGGCCGAGGAAGAAGCCGACGACATGACCGGCGAGGAAGTGCGGGAACTGATCGACGATCTGAACGTCGACGAAGCCGCCGAGGTCGTCGCCATGGTGTGGATCGGGCGCGGCGATTTCGACGCGGGCGACTTCGAGCAGGCGGTAGAGGAGGCGCGCGAACGCGCCGTCGGCTCGACCTCGAAATATCTGCTGGAAATGCCGCTCTTCGCCGATCACCTGGAAGCCGGCCTCGACGCGCTCGAGCTTTAG
- a CDS encoding heparan-alpha-glucosaminide N-acetyltransferase, whose product MAVYHFSWDLSWFALVDWPVDRGFGWRLFAAAIATSFLALVGVSLVLAHEAGIRWRPALRRIARVALAAGAISLVTWLALGDQFVRFGILHAIALGSLIALPFVAAPPAVTALAGLIVLALPLGLRVSFPGDAWFGWTGLVATPPLSVDFVPVFPWLGVILLAVAATRVFRDGPAWRSLAAWRARGRIAGLAALAGRHSLLVYLLHQPILFGSVWAVVALGLAPDRTEQTFVETCAMSCSVAAEPGICERACQCTLDALKADGTWTRLLDAPDDPALNARLSDAYGLCRTEIGPARE is encoded by the coding sequence ATGGCCGTCTATCATTTCTCCTGGGATCTGAGCTGGTTCGCCCTGGTCGACTGGCCGGTCGATCGCGGATTCGGCTGGCGCCTGTTCGCCGCGGCCATCGCGACGAGTTTCCTGGCGCTGGTCGGCGTCTCGCTGGTGCTGGCGCATGAGGCCGGGATCCGCTGGCGCCCGGCGCTTCGGCGAATCGCCCGCGTCGCGCTTGCCGCCGGCGCGATCAGCCTCGTCACCTGGCTGGCGCTCGGCGATCAGTTCGTGCGCTTCGGCATCCTGCACGCGATCGCGCTCGGCTCCCTCATCGCCCTGCCCTTCGTCGCTGCGCCGCCGGCGGTGACGGCGCTCGCGGGGCTCATTGTCCTCGCCCTGCCGCTCGGCCTGCGGGTCTCCTTTCCCGGCGACGCCTGGTTCGGCTGGACCGGTCTGGTGGCCACCCCGCCGCTCTCGGTCGACTTCGTCCCCGTCTTCCCCTGGCTCGGCGTCATCCTGCTGGCGGTCGCCGCGACCCGGGTCTTTCGCGATGGTCCTGCCTGGCGCTCCCTTGCCGCCTGGCGCGCCCGCGGCCGGATCGCCGGTCTTGCCGCCCTGGCCGGGCGCCATTCGCTGCTCGTCTATCTGCTGCACCAGCCGATCCTGTTCGGCAGCGTCTGGGCGGTCGTGGCACTCGGGCTTGCCCCGGACCGCACGGAGCAGACCTTCGTCGAGACCTGCGCCATGTCCTGCAGCGTGGCGGCCGAGCCCGGCATCTGCGAAAGAGCCTGCCAATGCACGCTCGACGCGCTCAAGGCCGACGGCACCTGGACCCGGTTGCTGGACGCCCCCGACGATCCCGCGCTCAATGCACGCCTGTCCGACGCCTATGGCCTCTGCCGAACAGAGATCGGACCGGCGCGGGAGTGA
- a CDS encoding anhydro-N-acetylmuramic acid kinase produces the protein MTPAWAIGLMTGTVLDGNIDVAAIRTDGETVSEFGVWRLEPYPGDLKPLLQETVAAARAWGFSGAEPALFARAEARVTQAQSDAVATVLRDAGLRPTDIAVIGFHGQTVLHRPPTADGPGRTRQLGNGAEMAARLGIPVVDDFRSADMRAGGQGAPLSAIYHAALLERIGAGDDTAVVNLGGVANLTWVDSAGTPHAFDTGPANAPVNDWIAAHGLGDMDRDGTCARAGTVDEARLAQALTHPFFAAAYPKSLDRNDFTSDLARGLTVADGAATLTAFSAAAVGAGLDRLPKRPSRLIVAGGGRRNPQMLAELAARTGAEIRTAEDVGWRGDAIEAECFAFLAMRTLRGLPISFPLTTGVSAPLTGGVAHAAPPAA, from the coding sequence ATGACCCCAGCCTGGGCCATCGGCCTGATGACCGGCACCGTTCTCGACGGCAACATCGACGTCGCCGCGATCCGCACCGACGGCGAAACCGTGTCCGAATTCGGCGTGTGGCGTCTCGAACCCTATCCGGGCGATCTGAAGCCGCTCTTGCAGGAGACGGTGGCCGCCGCGCGGGCCTGGGGCTTTTCGGGCGCCGAGCCCGCCCTCTTCGCCCGCGCCGAGGCCCGGGTAACGCAAGCGCAAAGCGACGCGGTCGCCACCGTGCTGCGCGACGCCGGCCTGCGCCCGACCGACATCGCCGTGATCGGCTTTCACGGCCAGACGGTGCTCCATCGCCCGCCGACAGCGGACGGACCGGGCCGCACGCGCCAGCTCGGCAACGGCGCGGAGATGGCGGCCCGCCTCGGCATTCCGGTGGTCGACGACTTCCGCAGCGCCGACATGCGCGCCGGCGGTCAGGGCGCGCCCTTGTCGGCGATCTATCATGCCGCGTTGCTGGAGCGCATCGGCGCCGGCGACGACACGGCGGTGGTGAACCTCGGCGGCGTCGCCAATCTGACCTGGGTGGATTCAGCCGGCACGCCGCATGCCTTCGACACCGGCCCCGCCAATGCCCCGGTCAACGACTGGATCGCCGCGCACGGACTGGGGGACATGGACCGCGACGGCACCTGCGCGCGCGCCGGCACCGTCGACGAGGCCCGCCTGGCGCAGGCGCTGACCCATCCCTTCTTCGCCGCCGCCTATCCCAAGTCGCTCGACCGCAACGACTTCACCTCCGATCTCGCCCGGGGACTGACGGTCGCCGACGGTGCGGCGACGCTGACGGCCTTTTCCGCCGCGGCCGTCGGCGCCGGTCTCGACCGGCTGCCGAAACGCCCGTCGCGGCTGATCGTGGCCGGCGGCGGACGGCGCAACCCGCAGATGCTCGCCGAGCTTGCCGCGCGCACGGGCGCCGAGATCCGAACCGCGGAGGACGTGGGCTGGCGCGGCGACGCCATCGAGGCGGAGTGCTTCGCCTTTCTCGCCATGCGGACCTTGCGCGGACTGCCGATCAGCTTCCCGCTGACGACGGGCGTCTCCGCCCCGCTGACCGGCGGCGTCGCGCATGCGGCCCCGCCGGCCGCCTGA
- a CDS encoding DUF6665 family protein — MSLRPPSSLTASADDPLAAALRQETAGEMAAALGRAGARLETALHRLDGAHRRLDAARRTAVDVAETERRWQTRHAEACEALWALLVQRELCGLRRHEGMLREYGVPPSVRLYAGPAATATPVPPPATTHPDAADETAAFGPATSPMPDEGGAR; from the coding sequence ATGAGCCTGCGTCCTCCCTCCTCCCTCACCGCTTCCGCCGACGACCCGCTCGCCGCCGCCCTGCGCCAGGAGACCGCCGGCGAGATGGCCGCCGCACTCGGCCGCGCCGGTGCCCGGCTGGAAACCGCGCTGCACCGGCTGGACGGCGCGCATCGGCGTCTCGACGCAGCGCGACGGACCGCCGTGGACGTTGCGGAGACCGAACGGCGCTGGCAGACGCGCCATGCCGAGGCCTGCGAGGCACTCTGGGCGCTGCTCGTGCAGCGCGAGCTGTGCGGATTGCGTCGGCACGAGGGGATGCTGCGCGAGTATGGCGTTCCGCCCTCCGTGCGCCTCTATGCCGGTCCGGCGGCGACGGCGACACCGGTCCCGCCACCGGCCACGACACACCCGGACGCTGCCGACGAGACGGCGGCCTTCGGGCCGGCGACGTCGCCGATGCCAGACGAAGGAGGCGCCCGATGA